A DNA window from Engraulis encrasicolus isolate BLACKSEA-1 chromosome 3, IST_EnEncr_1.0, whole genome shotgun sequence contains the following coding sequences:
- the LOC134446223 gene encoding uncharacterized protein LOC134446223 has protein sequence MADSLEDGDSINGHSLENFVLNSDEVASAPLPEPVSIDFQKALINESNSPQSSTVCSDKNDGFSKIHTLFFIDLMRQHIESHGNGLPKNLEELNYRLKGAKGLKKHLWEEAAEKLGANFEQSFSPAKVARKWGTLMEAYKRVIHNGGVPMRFQYFSEIHSLLEDCDFSQSMEKKEQGQCAPAFAYTVYSPTPIHIMPMQAQNSSAAVQIVPVQPENCPTRVQSALPVPMAPNNSISQKQTSALKGLVQQHIKAQGLHTTLKDQSGHVHGVKSMPSNSNNTATPPSAVFLQDPPPQSTVSLPSHEVFTPEQTAFLIDLVREHIEAQGVGLPKTTKELNAILKSSSKHGKRRQLWKEAARKLTNRFSEEFCQDKVGRKWTTLLEGYEKIESGSKRYSSRPMRFMWYREIDSLLDKSNGGSAVSPVAEMEVDVGEWDNQLEDEDNFSPSPINSPEMDAMPEHDGFSKNQTVFLIDCVRQHIEGQGLGQPETLEELNRRLKLRLRKGNKMRLWRYMAKKLSKEFLCSFSEKKVYRKWDTLIAGFAKALENYRRGKDSTRFQFVSEMQSLLCGEDSKVAIKTLGDPTARDPNKPMLRPRPPARRACMSPVSSPEDSEVGIGDPTARDPNKPMLRPRPLARRAGLSPVSSPEEDSEVEDNGESTPPPPPPKRMRRDDDELLQFMRRSEEATERRHQEVVAHLQSIQDLMTKMLDKL, from the exons ATGGCAGACTCACTGGAAGATGGAGACAGCATAAATG GACATTCCTTGGAGAATTTTGTTCTGAACAGTGATGAAGTCGCTTCCGCACCTTTACCTGAACCGGTATCAATTGACTTCCAAAAAGCTCTCATCAATGAGTCAAACAGCCCACAAAGTTCAACTGTGTGCTCTGATAAAAATGATGGCTTTAGTAAGATCCATACACTATTTTTCATCGACCTGATGCGACAGCACATTGAGAGCCATGGCAATGGTCTTCCAAAAAACCTGGAAGAACTGAACTACCGTCTGAAGGGGGCTAAAGGCTTGAAAAAACATCTATGGGAAGAAGCAGCAGAGAAGTTAGGTGCAAATTTCGAGCAGTCTTTCAGTCCCGCAAAGGTGGCCAGGAAATGGGGCACTCTCATGGAGGCATATAAAAGAGTTATACACAATGGGGGAGTACCCATGCGCTTCCAGTATTTTTCAGAGATCCACAGCCTGTTGGAGGACTGTGATTTTTCACAGTCTATGGAGAAGAAGGAGCAGGGACAGTGCGCTCCAGCCTTTGCCTACACGGTGTACAGCCCAACACCAATACATATCATGCCCATGCAGGCACAAAACAGCTCAGCTGCGGTACAAATTGTACCAGTTCAACCAGAAAACTGCCCAACGAGAGTACAATCAGCATTACCTGTGCCCATGGCACCCAACAACAGCATCAGCCAGAAGCAAACATCTGCTTTGAAAGGTCTGGTGCAGCAGCACATCAAGGCTCAAGGCCTCCACACAACCCTTAAAGATCAGAGTGGACACGTTCATGGTGTCAAGTCCATGCCCTCAAATAGTAACAACACAGCCACTCCACCATCAGCTGTGTTCTTGCAGGATCCTCCACCACAGTCAACCGTCTCCTTGCCATCCCATGAAGTCTTCACCCCGGAACAGACAGCGTTTCTTATTGACCTGGTGCGGGAACACATTGAGGCTCAGGGTGTCGGTCTCCCCAAAACCACCAAAGAACTGAACGCAATTCTAAAGTCATCGTCGAAACATGGCAAGCGGAGACAGCTATGGAAGGAGGCGGCGCGGAAGTTGACCAATCGTTTCAGTGAGGAGTTTTGCCAGGACAAGGTGGGCAGAAAGTGGACCACTCTTTTAGAGGGCTATGAAAAAATTGAAAGCGGCAGTAAACGCTACAGCAGTAGACCCATGCGCTTCATGTGGTACCGTGAGATAGACAGCCTTCTGGATAAGTCCAACGGTGGCTCTGCTGTGTCACCTGTGGCTGAGATGGAAGTGGATGTGGGAGAGTGGGACAACCAACTCGAAGATGAAGACAACTTCTCACCCAGTCCCATCAATTCGCCCGAGATGGATGCCATGCCAGAACACGACGGCTTCTCCAAGAACCAGACGGTGTTTTTGATTGACTGTGTTCGACAGCACATTGAGGGCCAGGGCCTGGGTCAACCCGAGACCCTTGAAGAGTTGAACAGACGACTCAAGCTGAGGTTGAGGAAGGGGAATAAAATGAGGCTGTGGAGATATATGGCAAAGAAGCTGAGCAAGGAATTCCTGTGTTCATTCTCCGAGAAGAAAGTGTACAGGAAATGGGACACGCTGATCGCCGGCTTTGCTAAGGCTCTGGAGAACTACAGGAGAGGGAAGGACTCCACACGGTTTCAGTTTGTCTCGGAGATGCAGAGCCTGTTGTGTGGGGAAGACAGCAAGGTGGCCATCAAGACTCTCGGGGACCCTACGGCGCGGGACCCCAACAAGCCCATGTTGCGGCCGAGGCCTCCGGCCCGCCGAGCCTGCATGAGCCCCGTGAGCAGCCCCGAAGACTCTGAGGTAGGGATTGGAGACCCTACGGCGCGGGACCCCAACAAGCCCATGTTGCGGCCGAGACCACTGGCCCGCCGAGCCGGCTTGAGCCCCGTGAGCAGCCCTGAAGAAGACTCTGAG GTGGAAGATAATGGGGAGagcacacctcctcctccaccgcccaAACGCATGAGGCGCGATGACGATGAGCTGCTGCAGTTCATGAGGCGGTCAGAGGAGGCCACTGAAAGGCGGCACCAGGAGGTCGTAGCACATCTCCAGTCGATTCAGGACCTCATGACCAAGATGCTGGACAAACTCTAA